The Lonchura striata isolate bLonStr1 chromosome 8, bLonStr1.mat, whole genome shotgun sequence genomic interval GAGGATTAATGCTGGCCAAGGATCTGGCTCCTAACGCCTTCCCAGCTGCAAGTCTTAGTTTAGGCTGCTGCCAAGAGGTTAACACTGTGATAGTAGAATGAGAAAGTATTTACATAATTATGTATCTATATATACCTATATTTAAAGAACAATTTGCTACTAGTACTTTAGTCATTTTTAAATCCATAATTTTAACCCAAAAGTATTTCTGAAGAGCAGCAGAACCTCTTGAGTAAACTACAGACTCTCATCCACTCCTAGGCCACTTACTGTCCTAGAAGCAAGTTTAAATGTTATTTCTAAATGTTCTTTCTTAAAACTTAGGGTGCAACTAAAGAAATAAGGCTCCCAAGAGTCTCTAAGAAGCCAGTGAGACAACACATAGGCATGGAGTAACAGAATATAAACAATTCTAAAAAAAGGTGCTTCATaagttaagaaaaataaaaacacaaagccTCAAACTTACCACAGAAGGCCCTCAGACTTATGAAACTAAACTGCTGTAATGTGGTACAGTGTTAAGacatacatttctttttttttttcatttatttacattCTAGAGGGGCAATACACACTGAACCCAGGAAAACAGCTCACCCTTGAAAGTAGTTTTGAGAGGAATATTGACTTTGATTCATGCTCCTAACTCCCTACgagttttgctttaaaaataattgttcatTCTGCAGCACAAAGTTCCCCCCCCTTTCCTCCAGCCACCAAAAGCTCACACCATATGTTCACATTAGAAAAAGGCTCTCCTCTGAAATGTTTCTACCTATTCCTCTGAAATTCCAAATGAGTGGCATCTTGTTGGGACTTGAAAGCACCTGGTATGGTTGAGCGACATCCCAAAAGAGGACATGGTGTACAACTGACTGAGACGGACACGGACTGCCTTCCAATTCCCACAGAGAGCAAGGCGGGTCACTCCCCAAAAACTGATTGCCACAACAAAACCCTCTTTTATCCattcccttccttctttccaTTCTTAAGCTGGGCAGAGCAAATGAGGTTGGGTCCACAAAAAATAaggttaataataataattaaacaacggcaacaacaacaacagcaacaacaacaaaataggCGTCTCAATGTCCGAAGAAAAGTGGGATTGTAAGTGCAGTATTTCTTCATGTGCAGTTCTTCTACTTCATACGAGTCCCCTTTGGATGAGAAGGCCTAGCGGAATGTGTGCTCCCCCCGGACTATGTGCGACGAGAACTCATAGCGGTCCTGGCTCCGGTAGCCACAGATGTTGCACTCCAGCGGGTCCCGGTAGCCATGGCAGCCCATGTGGATGGTGTACATGACATGGTCCAGGAAGAGGACGCGACAGTGCTCGCACTTGAAAGCCCTGATCTGCTCCCCTTCTCCGTTGATCACCTTGTACATATCCTTTAAAGAGCCCTTAGAAGCTTTTGTGACATCCAAAGGCTTGGCCTCTTCCTTCACATAAGCCGGGTTTGGCTTGATCTTGGGGGTTAAGGCAGCGTTTCCTGGGTAGGACTGGCGGTCGTCGTGGCTGCTGTCTGAGTCAGTAGAATCCAGGCAGCTATTGCTGGGGGAGCCCTCTCTATCCTGGATTCGACTCTTTGGTCTGATGAGGGAGATGGGGCCATCCATGTTGTTCTCGTGGCTGTCGGCCGTTTCCCTGCTGATGGGCCTCTCTATCCTGCTGGGATGATAGACCTGAGCGTAAGCTGAGCTGATGACCGGAGCCACCTCTGCAATTGTGCTCGGTGTGTGCTGCATCAGGGGGTGAAGTGCCTCAGCTCCAAGGTAGGTGATTGCATTGGTGATGGCTTGGTCCATCATGTGAGACTGCATCAGCTCAGCCTCCTTGTCATAGCTTAGGTTCATATCAAAGGGGATATCTGGATAGCCAAATCTCATGAACTTTTCACCTAAGAGATAGAAGCAAAACCATAAGCAAAATCAACATAATCACTGCAATGTTTCACTGCAAAAGGGGTGGGGAGGGACAGAAACCCCCTGACTTGGGTGAAATTATTCTAGAGTCTAAAGTTAACATCCTTCTAATTTACTACTGACCTCCTATAAAGTTCCTGTCCTGTAGTGGGTAAAACAGTAACCTCACCGAgagctttcttctttttttttttttaatttattacagGTGAAACATGTGGCTGCAGAAACTTCCAGAGCAATTCCAAATCTTCAACTGAGCCTGACTGTGCCCACACTTCAAGTTAGGAAGTACATGTTAACTGGATTGAAATATTGAGGCCACTGAAGTTCTGACAGAGTATACCATTAGACATACTCTCCCCAAAATTCAAGGGACCATTTCACAAGTGGCCCACAGCCTGAGGTGCCTCACACCTACCTTACAACATGGCTGAACAGTGAGAAACCCAAACAACAGGTAGGAGGGCTTGTTATGGTGGCACCTTTAGAGCCACAATATGTAAATCCTTTTAACCAGCAGAAGAAACCCCCAAACATTGAATGAGAGCATGTGGCCAAGAATGAAGCCATTTACAGGAGCAGTGGAGGCTGATCTTTGCAGTTTTcctccctcaaaaaaaaaaaaaaaaaaaaaaaaaaattctatccTTTTTggactaagaaaaaaaaagacatacaCACCACTCCCTTCCCAGTGTCTAATTAGGTAAGAAAACAAATTAGAGTAATGCACCTTTCATTGACACCGCATAAATTTATACCTAATG includes:
- the IKZF2 gene encoding zinc finger protein Helios isoform X3 translates to MEAEAVDGYITCDNDYSPEREHCGMAIDLTSSTPNGQHTSPCHMAGTNSVKLEMQSDEEFDRKPLIHEDIIRAHDGGSSLEDPFIGSNEMVDNRKMQELSSEGGIRLPNVGKPHKCNYCGRSYKQRSSLEEHKERCHNYLQNVSLEAAGQVMSHHVPPLEDCKEQEPVMDNNISVVPFERPAVIEKLTSNMGKRKSSTPQKFVGEKFMRFGYPDIPFDMNLSYDKEAELMQSHMMDQAITNAITYLGAEALHPLMQHTPSTIAEVAPVISSAYAQVYHPSRIERPISRETADSHENNMDGPISLIRPKSRIQDREGSPSNSCLDSTDSDSSHDDRQSYPGNAALTPKIKPNPAYVKEEAKPLDVTKASKGSLKDMYKVINGEGEQIRAFKCEHCRVLFLDHVMYTIHMGCHGYRDPLECNICGYRSQDRYEFSSHIVRGEHTFR
- the IKZF2 gene encoding zinc finger protein Helios isoform X2 produces the protein MEAEAVDGYITCDNDYSPEREHCGMAIDLTSSTPNGQHTSPCHMAGTNSVKLEMQSDEEFDRKPLIHEDIIRAHDGGSSLEDPFIGSNEMVDNRKMQELSSEGGIRLPNGKLKCDVCGMVCIGPNVLMVHKRSHTVGKPHKCNYCGRSYKQRSSLEEHKERCHNYLQNVSLEAAGQVMSHHVPPLEDCKEQEPVMDNNISVVPFERPAVIEKLTSNMGKRKSSTPQKFVGEKFMRFGYPDIPFDMNLSYDKEAELMQSHMMDQAITNAITYLGAEALHPLMQHTPSTIAEVAPVISSAYAQVYHPSRIERPISRETADSHENNMDGPISLIRPKSRIQDREGSPSNSCLDSTDSDSSHDDRQSYPGNAALTPKIKPNPAYVKEEAKPLDVTKASKGSLKDMYKVINGEGEQIRAFKCEHCRVLFLDHVMYTIHMGCHGYRDPLECNICGYRSQDRYEFSSHIVRGEHTFR